From Hydra vulgaris chromosome 07, alternate assembly HydraT2T_AEP, a single genomic window includes:
- the LOC100210847 gene encoding E3 ubiquitin-protein ligase TRIM23 — protein sequence MMNTSFGMKFSFEGLTIRSPLSPGKIQTKSNTLECRICDDLFAQHGEKVPRVLSCGHSICHECLSKLQNETVVQCPFDRTSTNLGDAGIWGLKKNFALLELLERLEQLKESKALTEFVDEACVTKCDEDDRHQADLFCTVCLTNLCNFCAKETHKSRTLLLHKKIPISEKPRINPPCSLHCAHILEFACLEESCRESPLMCYICKDYGIHKGHKHVLIEDEAENIRKSIQNALQHVKTFSAEVTAFSRKLAEISEKIEGGVSISCSNNGEVIQIPVIGNAEIARLRIREYFNELRDTIRQQENEALSVVNSYVRENLCSIRQQQEDMAVLISQITHVCSQCDQALLRSDAEVIQARANIVNLLDAVQQQQQYFTELSELCKEDPEIPFAFTKDNRVHIGPKMEMRVLALGLDNGGKTSILFKLKQNEFVSAITTIGFNVETIEHKSVKFTIWDVGGVQKLRPLWRHYYLNTQAVIFVIDSTNLERLFEAQEELTKLLAEKRLQDALILIYANKQDLPSALSLDDLREKIGIHRLCSGRTWTLIGCSAHTGTGLNEGLDWLARQFLSEFDNLS from the exons ATGATGAATACTAGTTTTGGGATGAAGTTCTCTTTTGAAGGTCTAACGATTAGGTCACCATTAAGCCCGGGTAAAATTCAAACAAAGAGTAAT actCTTGAATGTAGAATTTGCGATGATCTATTTGCACAGCATGGTGAAAAAGTTCCAAGAGTTTTATCATGTGGTCATTCTATTTGTCATGAGTGCTTAAGTAAATTACAGAATGAGACAGTTGTTCAATGTCCCTTTGATAGAACATCTACAAATTTAGGAGATGCTg gaatTTGGggattaaagaaaaattttgcgCTATTAGAACTTTTGGAAAGACTAGAACAGTTAAAAGAGTCAAAAGCACTTACAGAGTTTGTAGATGAAGCATGTGTGACAAAATGTGATGAAGATGATCGTCACCAAGCTGATCTTTTTTGCACTGTATGCCTAACAaatctttgtaatttttgtgCTAAAGAAACTCATAAATCTAGAACATTGCttcttcacaaaaaaattcCTATTAGTGAAAAACCACGTATAAATCCTCCATGTTCATTGCATTGTGCTCATATTTTAGAGTTTGCATGCTTAGAAGAGTCTTGCCGTGAAAGCCCTTTGATGTGTTATATATGTAAAGATTATGGAATTCATAAAGGGCATAAGCATGTATTAATTGAAGATGAAGCTGAAAACATTAGAAAATCTATTCAAAATGCACTACAAcatgtaaaaacattttcagcTGAAGTTACTGCTTTTTCAAGAAAGCTTGCAGAGATATCAGAAAAAATTGAAg gTGGTGTTAGCATATCCTGCTCAAATAATGGAGAGGTAATACAAATACCGGTAATTGGAAATGCTGAAATTGCAAGGTTGCGTATTCGAGAGTATTTTAATGAATTGAGGGATACTATTAGACAGCAAGAAAACGAAGCTTTGTCAGTTGTTAACAGTTATGTTCGTGAAAATTTATGTTCAATACGACAACAACAAGAAGACATGGCAGTTTTAATTTCACAAATTACCCATGTTTGTTCTCAATGTGATCAAGCTCTATTGCGAAGTGATGCTGAG GTGATTCAAGCAAGAGCAAATATTGTAAATCTTCTTGATGCAGTGCAGCAGCAACAACAATATTTTACAGAGCTTTCAGAACTTTGCAAAGAAGATCCTGAAATTCCGTTTGCATTTACAAAAGACAATCGGGTGCACATTGGACCAAAAATGGAGATGCGGGTTCTAGCCTTAGGTTTAGATAATGGCGGAAAGACATCGATTTTGTTCAAACTTAAGCAAAATGAGTTTGTTTCAGCAATCACAACAATTG GATTTAATGTTGAGACTATTGAACATAAAAGTGTTAAATTTACGATATGGGATGTTGGTGGTGTTCAAAAACTGCGTCCACTATGGCGGCATTACTACTTAAACACCCAAg ctgtAATATTCGTGATTGATAGCACTAACTTAGAACGATTATTTGAAGCACAAGAGGAATTAACTAAACTTCTTGCAGAAAAAAGATTGCAGGATGCACTCATATTGATATATGCTAACAAACAG GATTTACCAAGTGCTCTAAGTCTTGATGATCTGCGTGAAAAAATTGGAATACATCGACTTTGCTCAGGTCGCACTTGGACTTTAATTGGCTGCAGTGCACATACAGGTACAGGGTTAAATGAAGGTTTAGACTGGTTGGCAAGACAGTTTTTGTCAGAATTTGATAATTTATCTTAA
- the LOC100202153 gene encoding ruvB-like 1 — protein MKIEEVQSTTKTQRIAAHSHVKGLGLNEDGAAISIASGLVGQENAREACGIVVELIKCKKMAGRAILLAGPPGTGKTALALAIAQELGPKVPFCPMVGSEVYSTEVKKTEVLMENFRRAIGLRIKETKEVYEGEVTELTPFETENPLGGYGKTISHIIIGLKTAKGTKQLKLDPSIYESLQKEKVETGDVIYIEANSGSVKRLGRSDAFATEFDLEAEEYVPLPKGDVHKKKEIVQDVTLHDLDIANARPQGGQDILSMMGQLMKPKKTEITDKLRKEINKVVNKYIDQGVAELVPGVLFIDEVHMLDIECFTYLHKALESSLSPIVIFATNRGTCTIRGTDVRSPHGMPLDLLDRVMIIRTMPYSQDEMRQILKIRTQIEGISVDEESIVELASIGNKSTLRYAVQFLTPASVLASINGQETVTIAEVNEINELFYDAKSSAKLLQEQEDKYMK, from the exons ATGAAGATTGAAGAAGTTCAAAGCACCACTAAAACTCAGCGCATTGCAGCCCATAGTCATGTTAAAGGGCTTGGACTTAATGAGGATGGTGCAGCCATTAGTATAGCATCTGGTTTAGTTGGCCAAGAAAATGCTAGGGAG gcaTGTGGTATTGTTGTGGAGCTAATCAAATGCAAAAAGATGGCAGGGAGGGCCATTCTTCTTGCTGGCCCACCTGGCACTGGAAAAACAGCATTAGCACTAGCAATTGCACAAGAACTTGGTCCTAAAGTTCCATTTTGCCCTATGGTAGGAAGTGAAGTTTACTCTactgaagtaaaaaaaactgaagTCTTGATGGAGAATTTTCGTAGAGCTATAGGTTTGCGTATTAAAGAGACCAAAGAAGTCTATGAAGGTGAAGTTACTGAGCTAACACCATTTGAAACAGAAAATCCATTAGGGGGGTATGGAAAAACTATAAGTCACATTATTATTGGACTGAAGACAGCTAAAGGAACGAAACAATTAAAGCTTGATCCATCAATCTATGAGAGCTTGCagaaagaaaaagttgaaactgGTGATGTAATTTACATTGAAGCAAATAGTGGTTCTGTCAAAAGATTAGGGCGCTCAGATGCTTTTGCAACAGAATTTGACTTGGAGGCAGAGGAGTATGTACCATTACCCAAAG gtgaTGTccataaaaagaaagaaatagtACAAGATGTTACTTTACATGATCTGGACATAGCTAATGCTCGTCCACAAGGTGGTCAGGACATTTTGTCAATGATGGGTCAACTTATGAAACCGAAGAAAACTGAAATTACCGATAAACTTcgtaaagaaataaataaagtggtcaataaatatatagatcAAGGAGTTGCAGAATTAGTTCCAGGTGTATTATTTATTGATGAAGTGCATATGCTGGATATAGAATGCTTTACATATCTCCATAAGGCGCTTGAGTCTTCCCTTTCTCCAATTGTAATTTTTGCTACAAATCGTGGTACTTGCACAATCCGTGGGACAGATGTGCGATCACCTCATGGTATGCCTCTTGACTTGCTAGATCGTGTTATGATCATACGTACAATGCCATACTCTCAAGATGAAATgagacaaattttaaaaatacgtaCTCAAATTGAGGGAATATCTGTTGATGAAGAGTCAATTGTTGAACTTGCTTCTATTGGAAATAAGTCGACACTGAGGTATGCTGTTCAATTTTTAACTCCCGCTTCAGTGTTAGCTAGTATTAATGGACAAGAAACTGTTACTATAGCAGAGgttaatgaaattaatgaaCTATTTTATGATGCCAAGTCTTCTGCAAAGTTATTACAAGAGCAGGAAGATAAATATATGAAGTAA